The Candidatus Anaeroferrophillus wilburensis genome contains a region encoding:
- the thiL gene encoding thiamine-phosphate kinase, with translation MTDRETVCNLGEFSLIAQIKKMAPPLSAEVCAGIGDDAAVIRQVDGSVLLVTTDMLVEGTHFSLATTSATDLGYKSLAVNLSDIGAMGGIPSHYFLVLGLPSTCLFGWFQDFLTGMFSLARHEGVQLLGGDTVAAKQLTICITLHGQAQEAAVAYRRGAKPGDDLYVSGSLGDSALGLALLQQRESCCHPLAAKGVPVGGEAAKFLISRHRRPEPRLQLGRLLTERRLISAMLDISDGLLGDLGHLLSAEESSLGADIMVDQVPLSWAYRAHQLSDSLAAYRPALTGGEDYELLFTAPAGRERVFSRLAKETGVPLARVGSISREPGIRLYLPGGEIVDGAHLHGFDHFAGQR, from the coding sequence ATGACTGATCGGGAAACAGTGTGCAATCTGGGTGAATTTTCACTGATTGCGCAGATTAAAAAGATGGCGCCGCCCCTTTCTGCCGAAGTCTGCGCCGGGATTGGCGACGACGCGGCGGTTATCCGGCAGGTGGATGGCAGCGTGTTGCTGGTAACCACCGATATGTTGGTGGAAGGCACTCACTTTTCCCTTGCCACCACCTCCGCGACTGATCTCGGGTATAAATCGCTTGCCGTAAACCTCAGTGATATTGGGGCAATGGGGGGAATCCCCAGCCATTATTTCCTGGTTCTCGGCCTGCCATCCACCTGTCTCTTTGGCTGGTTTCAAGATTTTCTGACCGGAATGTTTTCCCTGGCTCGTCACGAGGGGGTACAACTCCTCGGTGGGGATACGGTCGCTGCCAAACAGCTTACCATCTGCATCACCCTCCATGGCCAGGCTCAGGAGGCTGCCGTGGCATATCGCCGGGGAGCGAAGCCCGGAGATGATCTTTATGTTTCCGGCAGTCTCGGTGACAGCGCGTTGGGATTAGCCCTCCTGCAGCAGCGTGAAAGCTGTTGCCACCCGCTGGCTGCGAAGGGTGTTCCGGTGGGTGGGGAGGCGGCAAAATTTCTGATTTCCCGCCACCGGCGGCCTGAACCGCGGCTCCAACTGGGGCGCCTGCTGACCGAGCGGCGGCTGATTTCGGCCATGCTGGATATCAGTGACGGTCTGCTGGGGGATCTTGGCCATCTGCTCTCGGCGGAGGAATCATCTTTGGGAGCGGATATTATGGTTGATCAGGTGCCTTTATCCTGGGCGTATCGCGCTCACCAATTGTCTGACTCGTTGGCAGCTTACCGCCCGGCGCTTACTGGCGGCGAAGATTACGAACTTTTGTTTACTGCCCCTGCTGGCCGGGAGAGGGTGTTTTCCCGTCTGGCTAAAGAGACCGGGGTGCCCCTTGCGCGGGTGGGGAGCATCTCTCGGGAGCCCGGAATTCGTCTGTACCTGCCCGGGGGGGAAATCGTGGACGGGGCGCACCTGCACGGCTTTGACCATTTTGCCGGTCAGCGGTGA